The Amphiprion ocellaris isolate individual 3 ecotype Okinawa chromosome 12, ASM2253959v1, whole genome shotgun sequence region gcaaatttcactggattttggttgatttttatgtgaatgttcttaaggaaaatattagaagttttactgatatatatatatggaatcactttagatatttttaggattttttggaagatttttactcattttttgaaaatatttacaagaattttcttgccaaatttgggggattttaacttttaaggatttattggaattttcttcctgaaagttttgcaaatttaaagtttgaaaataccgggaaaaaaaaactattttcatagtgaaacttctgatgtccacattttgaacatttttgggaaatttttgaacattttttggtgaaaaaaaggaaatgttaaaaatgtttcttaagaaaattcacaaaaaaaatctaccaaaatccagcaaattccgctggattttgtttcaaggaaacaatattttttggtgcctgtaaatgaaaacaacaggagggtaaaaATTGTTAATAATTGTTCAGTATTCTGTGTTTGCTGCAGATACCTGACTCGCTACGCCATCGACACGGTGAAGCCCATCTACAAACGGGGACTCAAGTGGTCCAAGAAGAGAATGCCGGTGGGCCATCCGGTCCTGAAGGACAACGTTCGCTACGGGTTTAAACCTCTGTACACCAAACACTGATCTGTGGATTCATGTGGGTGGGCCGAGAAAACTAAAAGCTTCATCCATCTGTATTTATTCTGTTGTTTATGGACTCCCGGTGAATCACGCTCGGCTCCACCCGGACCATCCGTCTTCATGCAGCTCTTCATGCGTCCTGACCGGTGCAGCTCGGAGCCCCTTGAAGTGGATGTGAGGCGAGCTGCAGCCGGGTCGGCCCCACGGTTTCTAAGTAGGTGGTTGGGTTCGCTGTGTAAACTACAGGCAACGCAGATGTGCAAATAAAACGTGTTTACTCGGCCTCTCGCCGTGTGTTTACTGTGGGGggagagaacaaaaaaagagctcggGATTGTTTGTTTTAGGACGTTTTATTTGAACAGGAATACAGCGTCGCCTCACAGCATGAAGGGAAGGTCCAGGTTCTTGGTTCCGTCTCCGAAGTAGACGTACCCGTGCTGAGGAGTCCTGGGCAGGTGGTAGAAGGTGAGTCCGAGCCACAGCAGGCTGCGCAGGACTAACACTCTCCTGGCAAATTCGAACTGGAGACTCCACGAGCCTAAACACAACGAGCACAAACAGGTTACATTAAAACCACACCAtgtatcagccagaaactgctcggattttcaacttttcttgAAGTAATCATCtgtaaagtgcagtttttgtaACCAAATTTTAGCTTATAATATTTCGTCGAAATCACTTCATTCAACATGTCTTATTcagaaatttgtcaaaaataaacaccacAACCACGGctaaaggagagagaactcaaatatcaccacaaaaagctgcaagaccaccaaaaaaagacaaaaaatcaccacatatagacacaaactcaaatatttttgttcagtatgTCACTTAGAATGGcagaaatgaaagtaaaaaagaaaaactatgaaATTCAACCTAACAATTCGCCCGACAATCTGAAATTAATCTGATTATTAGCCTGCAGCTAGCATGACAATTAGCCTGACAGTTAATCTCAAGGTTAGCCTAAAACTAGCCTGACGGTTAACTTGACAGTTAATTTTGACAGTTAGCCTGAAAGTTAGCCTGACAGGTAATTTTGACAGTTAGCCTAACACTTAAACTGATGCTAACCTGAAAATTAATTTGAAGGTTAGTTTGACAGCTAGCCTGACAGCGGGCCTGAAGTTATTCTGACACTTaatctgacagttagcctgaagCCAACCTAACAATTAGCCCAATAGTCTGAAGCTAGCCTGAGAATTAACCTGACAGCTAACCTGAGAGCTAGACTGACAGCTAACCCGAGAATTAGCCTGACAATATGCCCGACAGTTGGTCTGAAGTTAATCTGATAATAAACTTGACATTTAACCTGACAGTTAATCTAAAAGTTAGCCTGAAACTAGCCTGACCATTATCTTGACAGCCTGACAGTTAAGTTTGACAGTTAGCCTACTAAACTGATGCTAACctgaaaattaatttaaaggTTAGTTTGACAGCTAGCCTGACAGCGGGCCTGAAGTTATTCTGACACTTAATCTGACCGTTAGCCTGAAGGCAACCTAACgattagcctgacagttagcctgaaaTTAATCTCATTGTTAGCCTGAAGCTAGCCTGACAATTAATCTGACAATTAGCCTGACAGATAACCTGATAGTTAGCCTGACAATTGGTCTAAAGTTAATCTGATAGTAAAGTTGACATTTACCCTGATAGTCAATCTAAAAGTTAGCCTGAAACTAGCCTGACAGTTCTGACAATTAGCCTAACATTTACCCTGACTTTTAACCTGACATTTAGCCTGACAGCTAGCCTGACAGTTGTTTGACAGTTAGCCGGACATTTAGCCTGACATTTAGTCTGACATTAAGTCTGACATTTATCTTGAcatttagcctgacagttagcctggaCCGGACCAGGTTAGTTTCCCAGTATAAACTTCCAGATTAACTGAGCTTGAACTATGCTGAATTTGCTTCATGGAAGTGTTTAATTTGCTGAGTTTAATCCGTTTTTATCTGCGGTTGTCTCTGGAACCACTGACGGCCAAGAGACACCAATAGATCACGGCTCTGTGCTGGAAACATGTCGACGTGTTTGGGTGTGACCGTGAAGATGTGGGAATCACAGCTGGATCAGCTGctatgaaaacatttcagaggGGAGAGACGTCTGATGCAGCTGAAGGTGGAGAGGCGTTTGGTGGTTCAAGCTCCATGTGATGcgtgctgcaggaggaggaaataAATCAGGATCCAGCTGTTGAGGGTCTCTGGGGGAAGCACCTGTCGGATACTTTCCCCCGCTGCCTCCCCAGAGGACGGTTAGAAACGTTAAGTCTTGGTCCTCCTCCATGCCATGtgcagcagctgttttgtgtccgGCTCAGGAACACACACCAACATCTGCTCATGTGGAAGCTCTCCTGCTGAATCCAACATCTGGTGCATGTCTGCCGGCGGCCACtaaacattttctgctgctttcacgtTCGCAGACGTTTACATTCagctctggagctcagccagaGAACAGTCATGACCACGCATCGCTTCGTTCACATTATCCTCCTCGGTGTTTAGTGTGCAGCTCCTGGGTTTGGTTTTATAAAACACTGATTAACCTCAACATGAAATCCAGCAGCCTAAAGTCctggaggttctggttctgctggtccAGGTCTGGAGGTCCACAGGCTGAAGATGCTGGACTGGTTTGGGTCATTTTATGGCTCTTTTAAAGTGGTATTAGACTTATTTAGTGTCattatttggtttttttgtgtgtgtgtggttgtttcctgtctcttgGCGatctttttatgtctctttgtgtttattttgtgtcattttctggtcATTGGTGTcacttgtgtgtcattttgtgtctctttgtagtggtTTTGGATTTCTTTAGTGTCATTATTTGTGGTTTTGgggtcatttgtgtctttttgtggttgctttgtgtgtctgtgtttgttttgtgtctctttgtggtcgtttttatgtgtctttgggtcatttatgtgtctttgtggttgctttgtgtcatcgttttgtgtctctttgtggccattcgtgtctctttgtggttgttttgtgtgtctttatggcTGTTGTgcctctctgtggtcattttgtgcttttgcatgggcattttgtgtcattttatgtcactttggtGTCATGTGTTTCTTCCTGGTCATCTGTGTTATTCATGACTGATTTAGTgttcctttgttgtcattttgcgatgctttatggtctttttgtgccattttaagtctcattcatgtcatttttgtgtgtctttggttccatgttgtgtctctttctggtcattttctgtatctttatgcctctttgtcatgattttgtgtATCTCTAgttccattttttgtctctttgtggtcattttgcatctctttgtgatcgtattgtgtctctttgtgatcttattatgtgtctttgtggtcattttgcgtctctttgtgatcttattgtgtctctttatcATCACTATGCTCTGACATCGTTAAGGTTTCCATCAGTTTGTCCTCCAGAATCTCCCAGATGAACCAGACATGGGTGAGTTCTGTGCGTCCACGACTGCTCACCTGCTGCCTGATGTTCCTGACAGCTGTAACCATGGTAACCCCATCATCAGTATTTACCCACTGCATCCCCACACAGTGACAGATCCGACAAACAAACAGGTTTCTTACAGGAAGTACAGCAGAAATGAGGACTCCTCTGCAGACGTGGAGGAATGTTGAAGAATCTGCTGGTAAATTAGCTCAGCTTCACGGAGCTGCTCAGATTATTGCCTGATCTTTTTCCTGAGAAGTCGCATGAATCATTTCAGTGTGAATTTCAGTGGCAGCGGCCGTCATTTAGCTCTGCTTTCCGTGCTGGTTTTTATCTTCCTGCTCTCCAGGCGGCGATAGCAGGAAGCCAAACTCTCAGCCTTCGATCCAGAATCCATCAAACAGGCCGACCGGCTGCTCGTCACACAACGTTACATAAGAAGCAGAGTCCAGATTATTCCTGCAGATTCCCAGAAACTTATCGGCTCGATAGAGAGTTTATCAGTTTGATTCAGCGACTGGTTTACTGGTACAATAATTcacttcatctcctcctccagtttgatgaatcactgcaaaaaaaacctcCTGAAAGCTCAATAATCGTTGCATAAACTGGGATAAATACTGTAAAGTGcacttaaatcagcaaaattatcattattttagagatatctgctgttattttcacagttttttaataGTACTTGAAGCGTTCCATcgttttttccatgttttttctggtactcatgttgatttttgcagttttaacagCATTTAATCACCAAAATCTTGCAAATTACACagaaatgtatgttttaattAGGATTATTTAACTATTTGGGTAGTTCACAAGTAAATATGCAACCAGAGATAAtggatttttattaaaagtataGAATTTGTTAGATGTTTTTATTACAAATTgatcattaaatatgaaaacatgGGCCTGCCAGTGATTAGCTTCTTTTGTTAGAAATAATGCAAGTTAGAAAtaataaatcaaccaaaaaaaaatagtattttcaagatatttgctgttattttgacagtttttacagtttttgaccaCTACAGTATCACTCCgttttttataaaatataatttttataaatatgtttttaattgttAAGTTAATGTTGATACAAATATTAAactttttatgtaaatatagaATTTGTTAGACTTTTATTACAGattgaagattaaataaaacaggGTCTGCTAGTAATTACTTTTGTTAGAAATGATAAAtactgcaaactgtaaaaactgtgtttaaatcagcaaaaacataattatttaaatatatttgctattttctctattttttatttttattttattttttattttcacagctttgtttttttttttacagtttttaaacataatattctacatttttatatatttttttcagattttcacaatattttatttttttcttataataAATATCCATTGTGAAAATAATAAACTGTGTCTTTTAATTCAGATTATTTAGTTATTAGGGTAATGAAGGAGGAAATATGCACCTTGGAGTGTTGGATATTTATGAAAATATAGAATTtgtcaaattaaaattaaagaacaaaacatgaatctgccagttgttgttttgttgtaatgattttatttagatttattttttaatttttaataatttttttcagttttttaacgTTATAGCATTCtaccatttttttcatgtgttttttgagcattttttacatttattaatgagatcttattttctttttaaaaatgtttttacagtgaataTATATGTTTAAAATCTTGCATATGACATTTAAAGTTCAAACTGCAGAGTCGTATTTACATGGAGTCTGAAAAACAACGTTGATCCATAAATGAAATGATTAATAATGTAACAGGGGGGACACTAGGACCCAGAGACAGTGTGGTCACTCAAGGTGAGCAGCTCACCTTTTGCAGCTCAGGTGAGTCAGTTTGACTGTTTTGCTtcttatgtttgtgttttaattagaattatttgatgattattttaatgtagGAGTAAATATGAACCTTAGGATGTtggatttttatgtttatttaaattattttagactttttattaCAGATTAGAGATCAAATAGCAAAATGTGGATCTGatagtaattcatttctttagTTATAAATAATAGAATTTATTTCCACTTGTATAAAACTCCTTTTATCTCTCTGTCTGATGAATCTCTGCAATAATTCTGCACTAAAGTCACTCTGTGTTTAGTCGTAGTTTAACTCTAAAAAGCTCCGTCATGGTTACATAACGAACGGTGGAACAAACAGTCCTGTGTGATAAATtagacgatgatgatgatgatgatgatgatgatgatgatgatgatataaGATCTGCGGTTTCACCTTTAGGAACGTCGTCGCTCAGCACGTCCAGGAAGTCCACAGCCGGGTTCAGCTCTCCGTTCTGCAGGACGAATCTCTGCTTCGGGTTCTTCGGTTCCCTGAAGTGAAAGAAACTGTCCAGTTTTCTGGATTCTGACTCAGAAAGAcctaggaaaaaaaaaacagagaagaagcaGGAATGCAGGAAACATGTCATTTTACAGGAATATATCATCAGTAGTTTTCACATGGatgcaaaatacagaaataaaataagaccAGCACCAAAGAATTAAACCAGAATCTGACGTTATGACTCGTTCTAAAAGGTTCGACCCTCAGTCAAGCTTCTAATCTGCtggaaatataataaaaaaatcactttattgatcctttacATTAAATAATTTGTTACAGGAGCTTCAATCACAgtcaaaaatcaacatttaacaCCAAACATGAAACGTTTCTGGTGCAAAAACTGGAAAACGACTCACAGAAAAACCTACTGAAGACTTAAAGCGATATAATTAAAATATCTGAGACTTGATGTGCAAAATGTGCAATATAGAAGAGATGcagtgtgcaaaaatgtagaaaattataATAGACATGCAGTGTGTACACACAGgtgcaaattaaagaaaaaggaCTTGTACATTTGAAATCTAAATATAATATTAGATAGAAATAAGCatttctaaacacagaaaacagtctTTAAATATATGTTAACATTTGCACTGCAGCATTACTGAACAGCAAGTttagttcttttctttttctttttagttctttttctgtcctttaaACACTCACGCATTTTTAAGTAAATTTAACTGATTCTACAGAAATAAACGACCAAAACGGACCAACATCGAGTCCTGGAAATTATTGTGttctgctgcagcagcaaacTCAGCTGAACGTTATTCTGCTGCGGAATTTAAATAATTAGTATGAGAAAGATAAAAGTCGTTAGATTGAAGGTagagaatcagagaatttagtgATTGTTAGTGGAAAATTggacaaaatgtgaatttaatgAGACgatagtaaaatcacagaaaaacgcTTATTAATTTACTTAttggctgtaaaaaaaaacaaaaaaaactgtaaataatgtccacaaaaaaaatcagtatttctTCTACAAATgatactaaaaataataataataaatatttattttagttatttatttttctggctccatttcttccacatttttaactggattttttattttatgttattttttcatttccaaAATCTTGCCAATTTTTTACTAATAATAgtagtgataataataataataataataataataataataataataataataataataataataataataataataataataataataataataataatacatatttattttattttatatatattttattttttgtggtgcCATTGCCTccagatttttactgtttctttgacttgattttttttcattttctcctaAATCTTGCCGACTAAGAATCAGAAGCAAAGACTGAAAGAACCGATCATTAgtagaaaatgtgacaaacctgcagaaaaacgTAGTTATTGTGTTCTAATGTTTCCTAGCTGATATTAAGAGGCACTTTATTCAGATTATTGGTGGAGTTTCGGGTCTAAACAAACTAAAAGCAGCTTCATAAGTCAataaatctgtgtgtttttcctgtttatttaccGGTGAAGCTGCGGTTGACGATGACGAGGCCCAGATGGTTCCTGATGAAGGATCCTCGAGGAACCACAGAAACCTCCTGGTCGATCTGATGAACCGTCACCGAGAGCCTCGTCTCCTCTTTCACCTTGttctgaaacacaaagaagCAGCTGGAAGTTCACGTCTCTGCAGGTTAAACTGATGTCGGGCAGGAAAAATATAtcagtttcctgttttgtttatttacagaaaataaatagtaaaatcacagattttttaaaatcaatatacttgttgactgtaaaaaacaaagtagtcaaaactgtaaataacatccacatcaaataactgtatttttaaaaatagtattttttttaccatgtttgATCATAAAACTaaactatttttactgttttttaatctgtaaaattgtaattattttacacatatttaccattatataaaaaatatgtttagtaAGAATTGAagaatggtaaataatttttatttcttaatagACAAGAACTAATTCtacagattttcctgttttgttaatttaaaaacaataaatagtaaaatcacagaaaaatatgaatttactAGACAGTTAAATctcaacaatttttaaaaaatggtgaaaactaaatatgtccacattaaaaaatatatttcttcttctacttcttttattttattttatttattctatttttacaaatagtgatttgttcttttataataTATGactttatttaatgtaaattggcttaaaaaTGCATAATTCTCCAGATATTTGccgttattttacagatttttttgtttttgtttttacagatctttttgcatttttcccaGCACCCTtgttgccagattttcacagtttttttaaataagatatttaattttttacgACCTATATCCATCTGTAAAATCTTTCTGATTAGACCTGAAGCTGAACCTGCTGAAGTGACCGGCACTAGGACCCAGGAGCAGCCTGTTCCATCCAGGTGAGTGAGTTCAGAGGAAGCTCAGGTGTGTGTTTCAGTTAATTTAGTTGTATTGTTGGGCTGATGTGGGGGTAAACACACACCCTGAGatatttgtatgtgtttttgttccagACTGATTATTACGTAATAAAACGTGTGTCTGCCGCTAATTATTCCTTTTGTAAAGTTTTCTAGCATCCAGGAGTGGCGGCAGGTAGGAAAACATCTCTGATTGGAAACCTCTGTTTACCTGCGATAAACCTCATGTTGTGCAACCATTTGCTGCTGATTATCTGTtggttttctcttgtttttatctGCTGCAGTTAAATTGTGGAACTAATCTGCTGAATTATCGTCGTTTCCTCCTGCAGGCATCGACCTGCTGAACTCTGCTGACCTTATATAAGGTTCACTGAGCTGGACGTAGGTTTATTTCATGTGTAGTTTACTGACTAACTgaaatttacctttatttatatCAAAAGTTTAGTCAGatttaacaataataaacacaacaaggtCTCAGTAAAGTTAAATCTgctgaaaatacacatttacatttcaaataattctCAAAATTGACCTTTTAGAGTGTATATGTTCAATTAATTCCCTATAAATAGATcctaaaatgaggaaaatacacatttatattGAAAATATTCCCTAAAATTGACCTTTTAGGAGTTATATATTCAATTTAGTGCCTATAAATGGAACCTAAAATGgggaaaatacacatttatattGAAAATAATCCTCAAAATGGACATTTTAGGAGAATATATTAAATTATATCCCTATAAATAGATTCTAAAATtaggaaaatattaataataattgtcAAAATTGATGTTTAAAATTGTACATATTAAATGAATTCCCTATAAATAGActctaaaatgaagaaaatgttgaaaataatcctcaaattttacattttaagagtGCATACATTAAATTAATTCCATATAAATAGATcctaaaatgaggaaaatacacatttatattGGAAATAATGACCACAATTGATGTTTTAAGAGTTCTACATTAAATTTAGTCCCTATAAATGGATCCTAAAATGAGGAGAATACAgttatattgaaaaaaatcctcaaaattgACACTTTAAGAgtgtattaattaaattaagTCCCTATAAATTATCCTGAAATGgggaaaatatacatttatatttaaaataatcctaaagttgacattttaagagtgtatatattaaaataaatcccTATAAATGATCATACAGAAAGTTAAACAATATAATCGCAAGTTTAGCTAAATTTAAATTTGCTGCAGAAAAGTaattattttagagatattaGTTGAACGCAGCTtaatcattaaataaataaagagttCCTTTGTTTAAATTCAACATGAATCAAACACAGATGAactgttttctgcagttttgtcgtctttatttacaataaattaaatttagtCGCCTGTCTTTGCTGCTCTGGGCTTTAATTTCTGCATGTTGTGTAAACTAgattattttggatgttttactttttctacgtgatcatttctcattttctcctcagcagcagacagTTAGAAGGTCCGTTTACTCACCACCACTCCGTCCTCTGCAGCTCCGTCCTCTGACTTCCTGTTGACCTCCACGCGTTCGTAAACAAACGAAGGATCTCCGATGAATCGACCTCGAGCCGCTTTGGACACTTCAGAGGCCATCGAGTCTGTAGCTGCAGGCAGCAGGAACCAGTCCATGCAGTTAAAGCTGGAAACgagagaaaataaacaagtaaacaaacaggtaaacaacaggtaaacacacaggAACCAGTCCATGCAGTTAAAGCtggaaatgagagaaaataaacaagtaaacaaacaggtaaacaacaggtaaacacacaggAGCCAGTCCATGCAGTTAAAGCtggaaatgagagaaaataaacaagtaaacaaacaggtaaacaacaggtaaacacacaggAACCAGTCCAAGCAGTTAAAGCTACAAGAGACAGGTAAACATACAAGTAAACAACAGTAGACTCACAGTAAACATGGTGGtatacacacagaaaacaaacaggtaaacagacagTAAACACGCAGATAAACACACAGTAAGCATACAgtaaacatacaaaataaatagGTAATCACACCAtaaacaaacaggtaaacagAGGGTGAACTGAATGAATCTCACCTGTACAGGTACTTCCGGTCCCGCAGCTCGTCCTGCCCTCTTCCCTGCGCTATAAAATAATCCTCCTTCAGTCCCAGGATTTTGCCCCAGAATAAGACTCTCTGGAACTTGTAGTTTTTCTTCAGGATCACTAATGACGTCTGCAGCGCGGCTTTCTGCTCCAAACTCACGGTGTTTCCGCTTCCGGCGACGAGctccagagagaaaaacagcgaGTCTGAGTCCATCTTCGGTCAGACTAACGACTTTATTGACGTAGATTTAACGGATTTTAACGGTATCTGTCAGTTTTAGCTTCCTGCTAACCGTTAGCTGAAACCCTCCGCTCCGAACGCAGCTGCCGTTGCTAAGGACAACAAAGCCCGTTGCTATGGTGATGCAGTTCAGTTCCGTTATTTATAaacggatttttttttttaaaaaaaccttaAATATTTGAAACGTGTCTTGACAGCGCTAGAAATGATtcagcacagaaacaaatcaaaaatataaacgtctgtttttgtcttgtttttatttttgtttgctttgttaacgtttattttaatattttttagagCTCAGCTCAGACTTTGACCTCGTAATTCCCccattttcaagttatttctgaGTAAAATTAGTTACGTGGCGCCTTGTCGTTATTACAAtgtaaaagaaattttaaaaatctagtAAAGTTTATCAAAAACGGAACACACAAGTTGAGTAAAGTCCACCCAGATTTGtggtaaaattaaagctgcttgactgaaacagctaaaaaacaaaaaataaacaaagacaacagatCAGTACAACTTTTAATCTTGTAATTCCAccattttcaagttatttctgggtaaaatcaaccaaaaaattGACATCCTGATTGTTTATGTATGTGGTACCTTGTTGTTATTTAACATGCTTtacaggaaaatgtaaaaagaagttaaaaaaaaattaattaattaaattaacaaaaacagaaccaaGTTGtatagaataattaaagctgattgaccaaaacagctaaaaaaaagcaaacaacaaaaaagctgaTGAAATTTAcactaaaatagaaaataaatgattaGAAACCGGGTTTTgtattaaaactaactgctgattTGTTTAGTTTCCCTTCTAGACGTTTAACTGTCATAATGATAATGTTGAagttaaaaactttaaatcgattaaatttaatttcatgtattgtttgttttgtaaagatAAAATCATTAATATGGAAAATTGCT contains the following coding sequences:
- the rsph9 gene encoding radial spoke head protein 9 homolog, which produces MDSDSLFFSLELVAGSGNTVSLEQKAALQTSLVILKKNYKFQRVLFWGKILGLKEDYFIAQGRGQDELRDRKYLYSFNCMDWFLLPAATDSMASEVSKAARGRFIGDPSFVYERVEVNRKSEDGAAEDGVVNKVKEETRLSVTVHQIDQEVSVVPRGSFIRNHLGLVIVNRSFTGLSESESRKLDSFFHFREPKNPKQRFVLQNGELNPAVDFLDVLSDDVPKGSWSLQFEFARRVLVLRSLLWLGLTFYHLPRTPQHGYVYFGDGTKNLDLPFML